From a region of the Aeoliella mucimassa genome:
- a CDS encoding ArsR/SmtB family transcription factor, whose product MANANEMRLTNLGALDQAAECLRTLAHPHRLRMVQMLLQDEYTVGELAEACEIPSHMASEHLRLMQRCGLLESTKDGRKRYYSVGEPHLASIMTCIETRFGTK is encoded by the coding sequence ATGGCAAATGCAAACGAAATGCGACTGACGAACCTGGGTGCCCTCGACCAAGCGGCCGAGTGCCTGCGAACGCTGGCACACCCCCATCGCCTTCGCATGGTGCAAATGCTGCTGCAGGATGAATACACGGTAGGCGAGCTGGCCGAGGCGTGCGAGATTCCTAGCCATATGGCTTCGGAGCATCTGCGATTGATGCAACGCTGTGGCCTGCTCGAGAGCACCAAGGATGGCCGCAAGCGGTACTACTCGGTGGGAGAACCTCATCTGGCGTCGATTATGACCTGCATCGAGACCCGATTCGGTACCAAGTAG
- a CDS encoding FAD-dependent oxidoreductase: MKIVIVGGVAGGASAAARARRLSESAEIILVERGSDPSFANCGMPYYVGGTIESRDKLLVSPVERLRQRYQLDVRIRESVESIDRKAKQVTIKRLDTGEEYTESYDKLILAPGAAPFRPPIPGIDLPGIYTLRNLDDADRLASATREAKRAVIIGAGFIGIEMAENLVHRGLETAVVELNTQILPPWDAEMIAPLETLLLEKGVSLHLGTQASEFRQAGDHLEVVLSNGEVLPADFVVLSIGVRPENMLAVNAELNVAQRGGIQVNAHQQTNDPDIYAVGDAIEVTEVVSGTPVQIPLAGPANRQGRIAADHIFGRDSKYRGTQGTAIVGLWKHGAAMTGLSEKVCQRMGLEYEKVYLHPGSHAGYYPGAKGMSIKVLFDPKSGRLLGGQIVGTESIDKRTDVLAMAIQAGMTVEDLEEAELCYAPQYGSAKDPVNMAGFIAAGAMRGDQPVAHSTALVQGELDDALLLDVRTPQEFADGAIDGAKNIPLDELRDHLDDLPKDQPIVAYCKVGQRGYMATRILLEHGFQARNLSGGYTTYMHVTATQPS, encoded by the coding sequence ATGAAGATTGTTATCGTCGGTGGTGTCGCCGGTGGGGCCAGCGCGGCCGCTCGGGCACGTAGGTTATCGGAATCGGCCGAAATCATCCTCGTCGAACGAGGCAGCGACCCGTCGTTCGCCAACTGCGGCATGCCTTACTACGTGGGTGGCACGATTGAATCGCGAGACAAGCTGCTCGTGAGCCCTGTCGAACGGCTTCGTCAGCGTTACCAACTCGATGTGCGTATTCGTGAATCGGTCGAGTCGATCGATCGCAAGGCGAAGCAGGTGACGATCAAACGCCTCGACACCGGCGAGGAGTACACCGAGAGTTACGACAAGTTGATTCTCGCGCCGGGGGCCGCTCCGTTTCGACCGCCGATCCCAGGGATCGATTTGCCAGGCATCTACACCCTACGCAACTTGGACGACGCCGATCGGCTGGCGAGTGCGACTCGCGAAGCGAAGCGGGCGGTGATTATCGGCGCAGGATTCATCGGCATCGAAATGGCCGAGAACCTGGTGCATCGCGGACTCGAAACCGCAGTGGTGGAACTCAACACGCAGATTCTGCCGCCGTGGGATGCCGAGATGATCGCCCCGCTCGAGACGTTGCTACTTGAGAAAGGAGTGTCGCTCCACTTGGGGACCCAAGCCAGCGAGTTCCGCCAAGCGGGTGATCATCTGGAAGTGGTGCTCTCTAACGGCGAAGTGCTGCCGGCCGATTTCGTGGTGCTCTCCATCGGAGTCCGCCCCGAAAACATGCTGGCGGTGAATGCCGAGCTGAACGTCGCCCAACGCGGCGGCATTCAGGTAAACGCTCACCAGCAGACTAACGATCCCGACATCTACGCAGTGGGCGATGCGATCGAAGTAACGGAAGTCGTATCGGGCACTCCGGTGCAGATACCGCTGGCAGGTCCGGCGAACCGTCAGGGACGCATCGCGGCCGATCACATTTTTGGTCGCGACTCGAAGTATCGCGGAACGCAAGGCACCGCCATCGTGGGACTTTGGAAACACGGCGCGGCCATGACCGGGTTGAGCGAAAAAGTGTGCCAGCGCATGGGGTTGGAGTACGAGAAGGTCTACCTGCACCCAGGTAGCCATGCCGGCTACTACCCTGGTGCGAAAGGGATGTCGATCAAGGTGTTGTTCGATCCGAAGTCGGGGCGGTTGCTCGGCGGGCAGATCGTCGGCACCGAGAGCATCGACAAGCGGACCGACGTGCTCGCCATGGCGATTCAGGCTGGGATGACCGTGGAGGACCTCGAAGAGGCCGAACTCTGCTACGCTCCTCAATACGGATCGGCCAAGGATCCCGTGAACATGGCAGGCTTCATTGCTGCAGGTGCGATGCGTGGCGACCAACCAGTCGCCCACTCGACCGCTCTAGTGCAAGGCGAGCTGGACGACGCTCTGCTGCTCGATGTTCGCACTCCGCAGGAGTTTGCCGATGGAGCCATCGACGGAGCGAAGAACATTCCGCTCGACGAACTGCGTGATCACCTCGACGATTTGCCGAAGGATCAACCGATCGTCGCGTACTGCAAAGTCGGCCAGCGCGGCTACATGGCCACCCGTATTCTGCTGGAACACGGATTCCAAGCACGCAACCTAAGTGGCGGTTACACCACCTACATGCATGTGACCGCGACGCAACCAAGTTAA
- a CDS encoding rhodanese-like domain-containing protein, with product MAVQNMSPEEFKQVHNSGNVTLIDVRTPVEFREIHVRGAMNVPLDRLSADNVPQRSEDEPLYVVCQKGGRSAQACQKLDAAGVQNIVNVEGGTMGCHAAGMPVVKGKKAISLERQVRIAAGLLVLTGVGLSFVHPAWIALSGFVGAGLVFAGVTDTCGMGMLLARMPWNQVTDTSCCTTNVKSAA from the coding sequence ATGGCCGTTCAAAACATGAGTCCTGAAGAGTTCAAGCAAGTTCACAACAGCGGTAACGTGACGTTGATCGACGTGCGTACGCCGGTTGAGTTTCGCGAAATCCATGTTCGCGGAGCGATGAATGTTCCCCTCGATCGGCTGTCGGCTGATAATGTGCCGCAGCGCTCGGAAGACGAGCCGTTGTACGTGGTTTGTCAGAAGGGGGGCCGCTCGGCCCAGGCTTGCCAAAAGCTCGATGCCGCCGGCGTGCAGAACATTGTGAACGTGGAAGGTGGTACCATGGGTTGCCACGCAGCCGGCATGCCGGTGGTGAAAGGCAAGAAGGCCATCTCGCTCGAACGCCAAGTTCGCATCGCGGCCGGACTGCTTGTGCTGACTGGCGTCGGGCTGAGCTTCGTGCACCCAGCCTGGATTGCCTTGTCGGGGTTTGTGGGAGCGGGCTTGGTGTTTGCTGGCGTGACCGACACGTGTGGCATGGGCATGCTGCTGGCTCGGATGCCTTGGAACCAGGTCACCGATACCAGTTGCTGCACCACCAACGTGAAGAGTGCCGCCTGA
- a CDS encoding isoaspartyl peptidase/L-asparaginase family protein gives MDGTADDQPNSNPRWVLVLHGGAGSIPGDSPDDIRTGYENGVRQAMQVGVELLEQGKSAVDVAEAVVVCLEDSPIFNAGKGSVFTGAGVHELDACIMDGSTLSSGAVTNVNQLKNPIRAARHVMDDTRHMLLACEGAEEFALAAGCEHVDQSYYFTSRRFHALNRYRERRNLEPLATPGYPLEPGQGIEPDASADEPGNTVGCVVLDAEGHLAAATSTGGLNGKMAGRVGDTPIVGAGTYANQFCGVSGTGIGEEYMRHVLCARVAWLVEAGQTPEQAVQHCLTNILKPNQGGLIAIGADGQVTALSNTGSMPHAIADSNGRREIGIWMDPPALNEN, from the coding sequence ATGGATGGAACTGCGGACGATCAACCCAACAGCAATCCACGCTGGGTGCTGGTGCTCCATGGCGGAGCCGGCAGCATTCCCGGCGACTCGCCCGACGACATTCGCACTGGCTACGAAAACGGAGTGCGCCAGGCGATGCAGGTGGGAGTGGAACTGCTGGAGCAAGGCAAGTCGGCGGTGGATGTCGCCGAAGCGGTGGTGGTTTGCCTGGAAGACTCGCCGATTTTCAACGCTGGCAAAGGTTCGGTTTTCACCGGCGCAGGAGTTCATGAACTCGACGCTTGCATCATGGATGGCAGCACGCTGTCGTCCGGCGCGGTGACCAACGTCAACCAATTGAAGAACCCCATCCGCGCCGCCCGCCATGTGATGGACGACACCCGTCATATGCTGCTGGCTTGCGAAGGGGCCGAAGAGTTCGCCCTGGCTGCTGGATGCGAGCACGTGGACCAATCGTATTACTTCACGAGCCGACGCTTCCACGCCCTCAATCGCTATCGGGAGCGTCGCAACCTCGAACCGCTCGCGACCCCCGGCTATCCCTTGGAGCCAGGGCAGGGGATCGAGCCCGATGCTAGCGCCGACGAACCGGGCAACACGGTCGGCTGCGTGGTGCTCGACGCCGAGGGGCATCTCGCCGCGGCCACCAGCACCGGCGGGCTGAATGGCAAAATGGCAGGACGGGTCGGCGACACCCCGATCGTCGGTGCGGGAACGTACGCCAACCAGTTTTGCGGTGTCAGCGGTACCGGCATCGGCGAAGAGTACATGCGACACGTGCTGTGCGCCCGAGTTGCCTGGCTGGTCGAAGCAGGCCAAACGCCAGAGCAAGCGGTGCAGCACTGCCTGACCAATATTCTGAAACCCAACCAAGGCGGGCTGATTGCCATCGGTGCGGATGGTCAGGTGACCGCGCTGAGCAACACCGGTTCGATGCCCCATGCGATTGCCGACTCAAACGGTCGGCGTGAGATCGGTATATGGATGGACCCCCCCGCTCTCAACGAAAACTAG